One Dictyostelium discoideum AX4 chromosome 3 chromosome, whole genome shotgun sequence genomic region harbors:
- the senp8 gene encoding sentrin-specific protease 8, with protein MSDPLIVSYNDSAIYQSDINILKSNQWLNDSIISFYLEWLKDGGEDNKNKIPNQVLLLSPSVVFCCSFVESEQEIQLMFEQPLSLKTKEVIFFPLTNNRDPNVIGGGTHWSLLIFIKSLNKFIYYDSINSFNSSDAIFIISKFKFLLSSPPPKTNLKEFLINQKTPQQQNGYDCGLYVLSIIEELLKLIIKENENNKGEENKISYKDLLLSEFTNELLFKEITPNYIKDKRVEILNTILKLKK; from the exons atgtcAGATCCATTAATAGTTTCATACAATGATTCAGCAATTTATCAAAGTGATATCAATATactcaaatcaaatcaatggttaaatgattcaattatatcattttatttagaaTGGTTAAAAGATGGAGGAGAagacaataaaaataaaataccaaACCAAGTATTATTGTTAAGTCCAAGTGTTGTATTTTGTTGTAGTTTTGTTGAATCAGAACAAGAGATTCAATTAATGTTTGAACAACCACTTTCATTAAAGACCAAAGAGGTAATATTCTTTCCATTAACTAATAATAGAGATCCAAATgtaattggtggtggtactCATTGGTCATTATTAATCTttataaaaagtttaaataaattcatttactatgattcaataaatagttttaattctAGTGATgcaatatttataatttcaaaatttaaatttctattatcatcaccaccaccaaaaactaatttaaaag aatttttaataaatcaaaaaacaccacaacaacaaaatggaTATGATTGTGGATTATatgttttatcaattattgaagaactattaaaattaattattaaagaaaatgaaaataataagggtgaagaaaataaaatttcatataaagatttattattatcagaatttacaaatgaattattatttaaagagatTACaccaaattatattaaagataaaagagttgaaattttaaatacaattttaaaattaaaaaaataa
- the rad18 gene encoding C3HC4-type zinc finger-containing protein produces MTGNNNNEEIDLFGQLLKCPICYDFFNTAMMIPKCSHNYCSFCIRQSLSFKEFCPSCRISCNATQLVNNRQLDLIVQNYKSLIKEISKQKQSLQNQQNQIQDQILLHLKLENQFNQQQQQQQQQQQQQQQQQQQQQQQQQQQEQKLQQQEQKLHEQEIIPCGSNNNNNNNNNNNNNNNNNNNSNAKNKTPTRKRSSISNEPISPPPPSPSNTSKTTSVNSSQNSITTTTTTTTTTMTSPNKRSKTTPPSTPIAIVTRSRSRNSNNNNNNNNNNNNNNNNNNNNNNNNNNNNNNNNNNNNNNNNNNNNNNNNNNNNNNNNNNNNNNTNASNIEIQNTFNITSSYSENDITPTSTQSPPKSSSFSSTKSPSKEQKVVSNAKLIIDVDEFNDNNNIILDKKDVEKLEINNNNNNNNNNNDNNNLDTKEEELKENNNNNNNNNNNNNNKENKEEEKIECPICNIFIVSKYIEIHANECLAKGEKEEKIFKMNHSNNNNNNNNNGNTTNKSYLPKMAYSLMNSKQLKDSLTKLGLKTNGDRTALIKRHKEYITRYNSEVDSLSPKPIFDITSELYQLEKEREKEKQKEKSSQYVGITDSIDREKHFEILKNEILNRNNNNNKKNNNNNNKSFQPTTTTSSTTTTITNSHSTTTTSNDNIENKSPEEDEDFYSL; encoded by the exons ATGactggaaataataataatgaagaaatagATTTATTTGGTCAACTTTTAAAATGTCCAATATGTTATGACTTTTTTAATACTGCAATGATGATACCAAAATGTTCGCATAATT ATTGTTCATTTTGTATTAGACaatctttatcatttaaagagTTTTGTCCATCATGTAGGATATCTTGTAATGCTACCCAATTAGTTAATAATAGACAATTAGATTTAATAgttcaaaattataaatcattaataaaagagatttcaaaacaaaaacaatctttacaaaatcaacaaaatcaaatacaaGATCAAATACTattacatttaaaattagaaaatcaatttaatcaacaacaacaacaacaacaacaacaacaacaacaacaacaacaacaacaacaacaacaacaacaacaacaacaacagcaggaGCAAAAACTACAACAGCAGGAGCAAAAACTACATGAGCAAGAAATAATACCATGTggtagcaataataataataataataataataataataataataataataataataataataatagtaatgccAAGAATAAGACACCAACTAGAAAGAGGTCATCAATATCAAATGAACCaatatcaccaccaccaccatcaccttCAAATACAAGTAAAACAACCAGTGTAAATAGTTCTCAAAATTCAATAACcaccacaactacaactacaacgaCAACAATGACATCACCAAATAAGAGATCAAAAACCACACCTCCTTCGACACCAATAGCTATAGTTACAAGATCTCGGAGTAggaatagtaataataataataataataataataataataataataataataataataataataataataataataataataataataataataataataataataataataataataataataataataataataataataataataataataataataataataataataataataataataataataacaataccaACGCCAGTAATATTGAAATACAAAATACTTTTAATATAACATCTAGTTACAGTGAAAACGATATtacaccaacatcaacacaATCACCTccaaaatcatcatctttttcaTCTACTAAATCACCTTCAAAAGAACAAAAAGTTGTATCAAATGCTAAACTAATAATAGatgttgatgaatttaatgataataataatattattttagataaaaaagatgttgaaaaattagaaattaacaataataataataataataataacaataacgataataataatttagatacAAAAGAGGaggaattaaaagaaaataataacaataataataacaataataataataataataataaagagaaTAAAGAAGAGGAAAAAATTGAATGTccaatttgtaatatttttatagtaTCAAAGTATATAGAAATTCATGCAAATGAATGTTTAGCAAAAGGTGAAAAAGAGgagaaaatatttaaaatgaatcatagtaataataataataataataataataatggtaatacaaCCAATAAATCATATTTACCAAAAATGGCATATTCATTAATGAattcaaaacaattaaaagattcaTTAACAAAACTTGgtttaaaaacaaatggtGATAGAACAGCTTTAATTAAAAGACATAAAGAGTATATAACTAGATATAATTCAGAGGTTGATAGTTTATCTCCAAAACCAATATTCGATATAACTTCTGAACTTTATCAACTCGAAAAAGagagagaaaaagaaaaacaaaaagaaaaatcttCGCAATATGTTGGTATAACTGATTCAATTGATAGAGAAAaacattttgaaattttaaaaaatgaaattttaaataggaataataataataataaaaaaaataataataataataataaatcatttcaaCCCACTACCACAACTTCTTCCACTACTACCACAATCACAAATTCACACtcaaccaccactactagtaatgataatattgaaaataaatcaccagaggaagatgaagatttttattcattgtaa
- the pgtD gene encoding GPS domain-containing protein (Similar to Polycystic Kidney Disease/Receptor for Egg Jelly~Similar to GPCR Proteolytic Site): MLNFIVLFILFLLCSPSLQINIETGEKQPNIYKNYDISILKKEYESIIKDHNINDVDYEKDLSNIYTQLNNIQFSNITNFNNLDWFLNLINNQTNINNGIENNSNNNENINEKLNIGIIVSSFEGMYSTSGIGTVYSILSDFLVKTGKYNVTVIYTRDDPPEKKSFYNWKVDLKERGINLVHLPSSVIRVDNPLFVRKSYQVYQYLKTQSFDVLHFPDFEGMAYYSCLAKINGVEKQFQNVTIVIGLHGPSSWVSKSNTKKVSLDHDQVELDFMERKSVEMADIIWTPSNYIVSWLIKEVGWTIPQENLYLLPFLPPPSPSTAITNNKKTSSSIKEIVFFGRLEQRKGIVLFCDALDQLVSNSNYKSLSNLKITFLGRSSDIIVTEPNGGGGKVDAIYYIRDRSINWPFEIKYLDEKSSSQAIEYLTDDLHKLVVIPSLEDNAPYTLYECLYNRIPFIASHQLSMVPLIELNDQSTVLFEIDSKSLSEKLDQILLNGKHLIGHPIISKEKSESAWLKFYSTTIFTNSIKNRKQFILKSTQQQQQQQPLVTICLTHFNRPNFLKQSIESIENQDYKNFEVILVDDGSTSIESIDYLYSLKDKFKEKGWKIIMTENKYLGAARNTAASQAKGKYLMFLDDDNYMYPNAISTYVSIATNTNANVVSSPHSIFNSTNTPISNDVIIQRQWVPLGPSLSVGLFKNCFGDANFFIEKSSFNSIGGFTEEVGVGLEDHEILAKLVIQGFKLSVSTEPLLYYRFHDSVNQMIFTTDSKSNQMRYIRPFSEILSNGHVPVLKVLANNAIHAQSKRVLVNTCNITLSSIHPNYGPTSGGSLVSISGSGFNCGISNVLFGGAACSNPKVKTDGLLTCTTPSSDNNGPADIVVKGSDGSTVTLTEAYNYVSTIAITSCALGANNGNFFSCDISSPVDTSNRPSCSSLFSSATLQTLGSSPRCEYTASNILMVTLGSGESVSVGQQLEFSQGGITSKDGSKNNYQTITLEPPQDSTPVVDIKAPNVLDSCSPLVLDASHSKGGNGKALTYDWSVSGADTNTQLNNLLDQNNATITIPNDLLSSGQTYTFTLKITNWLKKSDSASVSVTKKEGEVLDVTIQGPSIHRMGAIDLTLKGNASVSSCSVDGASQNTNTIKYKWSIVPEIQLASSKDYTGPTLNIPSSKWVYDTTYVITLTATSGKETNYDNVTVIISKKPITAVIDGADKEFPLNTLITLDASKSFDPTTTSTVSKELDDSTSTQQQSFTYAWRCINKSGKDCGLNLESEPIITFNSSRLNVGVFHFSVDVTPNGDATRSGSASATVTIVNTPVIDVIISPLPTTIDPTQKLVLYTVVSGNDASSSNLTYEWNMLEGTLELPLKQAYSTPMNSRNLVLKAGALGSKVVYRFSVDVKNKKTGATGKAMVTFTTEAIPQGGDITCLTTSGDVTDTYSITMGDQWTDNSGIKSYNFRYRVGSGPAIALSESSSDNSISTILPPGQITIIGYVTSNDGITASKSCKIQVKEASNIEEAINFLSTTITNPDVSLYQLSVALKIANSLVPETLRLAKASSKNVVSETDEQFQVIMPETPQSANKVVFSKKPTNPYLEQQEETKQFDQPTVNKKMSAAAVATQISQFKANGIRQVMDQVVKQKKQLSNYGISTVVDLISTSTDTSAVVHPSTLKESMNIMKVVSPMMVKSQVLPSDFILSVNYLSNVNQQVIGQQSNITQGKTAPTYADMVYNVSSDILVVSNSLADGILQRTAIGEEPFTVASDKGFSITTFKTLHMELSKSGQSIGFKKDDEGQSLDGEKLAFTPKFSIPSSVLSKNKLKQTSEITGKLITVPSNIHFNHKSDQTIFPKTVSLELFNGGSQLSINGLKDQIIIDMGKHSPPKDKEFKCGWWSSNKKEWLTDGCSTHKVDGNIQCKCNHLTEFGLIEFAKSSQNIWIIIGPVVGGVVFAAAMVGTVVLVKRKKNKNKKNKSKKTKEQINKEKEDKKKQAKEKKEADKLEKENKKKEKKDSKKQQNDNAEASGSGDLPIPKNKKDKSFGDENDVQYILQEFKDIFAEAKKREQLKLLKNHQPISPVTSIGNVSSTTSTPITSTIQPVIDESSSSNNNNDNSNTTTTTTTTTTTTINDRDKAAKTIQKAWKNYCSIKQLKKEAEVEELLENIGELLSDNERDPFENYQTLDTQIDDDEDNDQPQDDNNNESNEQIESNEDIENKDEDVENKDEDVENKDEDEEDQIEN; this comes from the exons atgctaaattttatagttttatttattttatttttattatgttcACCCTCTTTACAAATta atatagaAACAGGAGAAAAACAaccaaatatttataaaaattatgataTATCAATacttaaaaaagaatatgaatcaataattaa agatcataatataaatgatgttgattatgaaaaagatttatcaaatatatatactcaattaaacaatatacagttttcaaatattacaaattttaataatttag attggtttttaaatttaattaataatcaaacaaatattaataatggtatcgaaaacaatagtaataataatgaaaatattaatgaaaaattaaatattggtaTAATTGTTTCAAGTTTTGAAGGAATGTATTCAACATCTGGTATTGGTACAGTTTATTCTATACTTTCAGATTTTTTAGTAAAGACTGGTAAATATAATGTTACAGTAATATATACAAGAGATGATCCACCCGAGAAAAAGAGTTTTTATAATTGGAAAGTCGATCTTAAAGAGAGAGGTATCAATTTAGTTCATTTACCATCATCTGTGATTAGAGTTGATAATCCATTGTTTGTTAGAAAATCCTATCAAGTTTATCAATATCTCAAGACTCAATCATTTGATGTTTTACATTTCCCAGATTTTGAAGGTATGGCATATTATAGTTGTTTGGCCAAAATCAATGGTGTAGagaaacaatttcaaaatgttACCATTGTAATTGGTCTTCATGGTCCATCTTCTTGGGTTAGTAAATCAAATACAAAAAAGGTCTCACTGGATCACGATCAAGTTGAATTGGATTTTATGGAAAGAAAATCAGTTGAAATGGCCGATATCATTTGGACACCAAGTAATTATATCGTTAGTTGGTTAATAAAAGAGGTTGGTTGGACAATTCCACAAGAGAATCTTTATCTATTACCTTTTCTTCCACCTCCATCTCCATCAACTGCAATCACCAACAATAAGAAAACTTCAagttcaattaaagaaattgtaTTTTTCGGTCGTTTAGAACAAAGAAAAggtatagttttattttgtgATGCTTTAGATCAATTggtttcaaattcaaattataaatcattatcaaatttaaagattaCATTTTTGGGTCGTTCTTCTGATATCATCGTTACTGAAccaaatggtggtggtggaaaGGTTGATgcaatttattatattagaGATCGTTCAATTAATTGgccatttgaaattaaatatttagatGAAAAATCATCAAGTCAAGCAATCGAATATTTAACTGATGATTTACATAAATTGGTAGTTATTCCATCATTAGAAGATAATGCACCTTATACTCTCTATGAATGTCTTTACAATAGAATACCATTCATTGCTTCACATCAACTTTCAATGGTACCACttattgaattaaatgatcAATCTACAGTActctttgaaattgattctaAATCATTATCAGAGAAATTagatcaaattttattaaatggtaAACATTTAATTGGTCATCCAATcatttcaaaagaaaaatcaGAATCTGCTtggttaaaattttattcaactacaatttttacaaattcaattaaaaatagaaaacaatttattttaaaatcaacacaacaacaacaacaacaacaaccattaGTAACAATATGTTTAACTCATTTTAATAGAccaaactttttaaaacaatcaattgaatcaattgaaaatcaagattataaaaattttgaagtAATTTTAGTTGATGATGGTTCAActtcaattgaatcaattgattatctttattcattaaaagataaattcaAAGAGAAAGGTTGGAAAATTATTATGactgaaaataaatatttaggTGCTGCTCGTAATACTGCTGCCTCTCAAGCCAAAggtaaatatttaatgtttttagatgatgataattataTGTATCCAAATGCAATTTCAACCTATGTTTCAATCGCTACAAATACAAATGCCAATGTTGTTAGTTCACCacattcaatatttaattcaacCAATACTCCAATATCAAATGATGTTATTATTCAAAGACAATGGGTACCATTAGGTCCATCACTTTCCGTTGGTCTCTTCAAGAATTGTTTTGGTGATGcaaatttctttattgaaaagtcatcatttaattcaattggtgGTTTCACTGAGGAAGTTGGTGTTGGTTTAGAAGATCATGAAATTTTGGCAAAACTTGTTATTCAAGGATTTAAACTTTCCGTTTCAACTGAACCATTATTATACTATAGATTCCATGATTCAGTcaatcaaatgatttttaCAACcgattcaaaatcaaatcaaatgcGTTATATTCGTCCATTCTCTGAAATCCTAAGTAATGGTCATGTTCCAGTACTCAAGGTTTTAGCAAACAATGCAATTCATGCTCAAAGTAAACGTGTTTTGGTAAACACTTGTAATATCACGCTTTCATCGATCCATCCAAATTATGGTCCAACTTCTGGTGGTTCATTGGTATCTATTAGTGGTTCTGGTTTTAATTGTGGCATTAGTAATGTATTGTTTGGTGGTGCTGCATGCTCAAATCCAAAGGTTAAAACAGATGGACTCTTAACTTGTACAACTCCTTCCTCTGATAATAATGGTCCAGCTGATATTGTTGTCAAAGGTTCTGATGGTAGTACCGTTACATTAACTGAAGCCTATAACTATGTTTCAACCATTGCAATTACTTCATGTGCACTCGGTGCAAACAATGGTAATTTCTTTAGTTGTGATATCTCTTCTCCAGTTGATACTTCAAATAGGCCTTCATGTAGTTCTCTTTTCTCTTCTGCAACTTTACAAACTTTGGGTAGTTCTCCAAGATGTGAATATACTGCTTCAAACATTCTAATGGTTACATTGGGTAGTGGTGAAAGTGTATCAGTTGGCCAACAATTGGAATTTTCTCAAGGTGGAATCACTTCAAAAGATGGTAGTAAGAATAATTATCAAACTATAACATTGGAACCACCACAAGATTCAACTCCAGTGGTAGATATTAAAGCTCCAAATGTTTTAGATTCATGTAGTCCATTGGTATTAGATGCTAGTCATTCAAAAGGTGGTAATGGAAAAGCATTAACCTATGATTGGTCGGTTAGTGGGGCAGATACAAACactcaattaaataatctattGGATCAAAATAATGCAACCATAACAATTCCAAATGATCTTTTGTCATCTGGTCAAACTTATACTTTTACACTTAAAATCACAAATTGGTTAAAGAAATCTGATAGCGCAAGTGTTTCAGTAACAAAGAAAGAGGGTGAAGTTTTAGATGTAACAATTCAAGGTCCAAGTATTCATCGTATGGGTGCAATTGATCTAACTCTTAAAGGTAATGCTTCAGTTTCAAGTTGTTCAGTTGATGGCGCTTCACAAAACACCAACacaatcaaatataaatGGTCAATTGTTCCAGAGATTCAATTGGCAAGTTCAAAAGATTATACAGGTCCAACTTTAAATATTCCTTCAAGTAAATGGGTTTATGATACAACTTATGTTATTACATTAACTGCAACCTCTGGTAAAGAGACAAACTACGATAATGTTACAGTTATCATTTCAAAGAAACCAATCACTGCAGTAATTGATGGAGCCGATAAAGAATTCCCATTAAATACTTTAATAACTTTAGATGCTTCAAAATCTTTTGATCCAACAACTACTTCAACAGTTTCCAAAGAACTTGATGATTCAACCTctacacaacaacaatcatttACTTATGCATGGAGATGTATCAATAAAAGTGGCAAAGATTGCGGATTAAATTTAGAATCTGAACCAATTATTACATTTAACTCTTCAAGATTGAATGTTGGTGTTTTCCATTTCTCTGTTGATGTTACCCCAAATGGTGATGCCACAAGAAGTGGTTCTGCTAGTGCCACTGTTACCATTGTAAATACTCCAGTAATTGATGTTATTATCTCACCATTACCAACAACCATTGATCCAACTCAAAAATTGGTACTCTATACAGTAGTTAGTGGTAATGATGCATCTTCATCAAATTTAACCTATGAATGGAATATGCTCGAAGGTACTCTTGAACTTCCATTAAAACAAGCCTATAGTACCCCAATGAATAGTAGAAATTTGGTATTAAAGGCTGGTGCACTCGGTTCAAAAGTTGTCTATAGATTTTCAGTAGAtgttaaaaataagaaaactGGTGCCACTGGTAAAGCAATGGTAACATTCACCACTGAAGCAATCCCCCAAGGTGGTGATATCACTTGTTTAACAACAAGTGGTGATGTTACCGATACCTATTCAATTACAATGGGCGATCAATGGACTGATAATTCTGGTATTAAATCCTACAATTTCCGTTATCGTGTAGGTAGTGGCCCAGCAATCGCACTAAGTGAATCCTCCTCTGATAATTCTATCTCTACAATTCTTCCACCAGGTCAAATTACAATAATTGGTTATGTAACTTCAAATGATGGTATCACTGCAAGTAAATCATGTAAAATTCAAGTAAAAGAAGCAAGCAACATTGAGGAAGCAATCAACTTTTTAAGTACAACTATAACCAATCCAGATGTTTCACTTTATCAACTTAGTGTAGCATTGAAAATTGCCAATTCATTGGTTCCTGAAACTTTGAGATTAGCCAAGGCATCATCAAAGAATGTTGTTTCAGAAACTGATGAACAATTCCAAGTTATAATGCCAGAAACTCCACAATCTGCAAATAAAGTTGTATTTTCAAAGAAACCAACCAATCCATACCTtgaacaacaagaagaaacaaaacaatttgaTCAACCAACAGTAAATAAGAAGATGTCAGCAGCTGCAGTTGCCACTCAAATATCTCAATTTAAAGCCAATGGTATTCGTCAAGTAATGGACCAGGTtgttaaacaaaaaaaacaactctCAAACTATGGTATTTCAACAGTTGTCGATTTGATATCAACCTCTACAGATACTTCAGCAGTTGTTCATCCATCAACTCTTAAAGAATCAATGAATATTATGAAAGTAGTTAGTCCAATGATGGTTAAATCACAAGTTTTACCAAGTGATTTCATTTTATCTGTTAACTATTTAAGTAATGTCAATCAACAAGTCATTGGTCAACAATCAAATATCACTCAAGGTAAAACTGCACCAACCTATGCTGATATGGTTTATAATGTTTCTTCAGACATTTTAGTGGTATCCAATTCATTGGCAGATGGTATTCTTCAAAGAACTGCAATTGGTGAAGAACCATTTACAGTTGCAAGTGATAAAGGTTTCTCGATTACAACATTTAAAACTCTACATATGGAATTAAGTAAGAGTGGTCAATCGATTGGTTTCAAAAAGGATGATGAAGGTCAATCTCTTGATGGTGAAAAACTTGCTTTCACTCCAAAATTCAGTATTCCATCAAGTGTTTTATcaaagaataaattaaaacaaaccTCTGAAATCACTGGTAAACTAATTACAGTTCCATCAAATATTCATTTCAATCATAAATCTGATCAAACCATTTTCCCAAAAACTGTTTCACTTGAACTTTTCAATGGTGGCTCTCAATTATCAATCAATGGCCTTAAAGATCAAATTATCATTGATATGGGAAAACATTCACCAccaaaagataaagaatttaaatgtGGTTGGTGGAGCtccaataaaaaagaatggttAACAGATGGTTGTTCAACCCATAAAGTAGATGGTAATATTCAATGTAAATGTAACCATCTTACAGAGTTtggtttaattgaatttgcaAAATCCTCTCAAAACATTTGGATCATTATTGGACCAGtagttggtggtgttgtatTTGCAGCTGCAATGGTTGGTACTGTTGTATTGGtaaagagaaagaaaaacaaaaacaaaaagaacaaatCAAAGAAAACCAAAGAACAAATcaacaaagaaaaagaagacaAAAAGAAACAAgcaaaagaaaagaaagaagctgataaattggaaaaagaaaataaaaagaaagaaaaaaaagactccaaaaaacaacaaaatgataATGCTGAAGCCTCAGGATCTGGTGATCTTCCAATaccaaagaataaaaaagataaatcctttggtgatgaaaatgatgttCAATATATTCTTCAAGAGTTTAAAGATATCTTTGCTGAAGCTAAAAAGAGAGAACAACTTAAACTCTTGAAAAATCATCAACCAATTTCACCTGTAACTTCAATTGGTAATGTATCAAGTACAACTTCAACTCCAATAACTTCTACAATTCAACCAGTTATTGATGAATCTtcaagtagtaataataataatgataacagtaatacaacaactactacaacaactacaactactacaacaatAAATGATAGAGATAAAGCAGCCAAGACAATTCAAAAGGCATGGAAAAATTATTGTAGTATCAAACAACTTAAAAAAGAAGCTGAAGTTGAAGAATTACTTGAAAATATTGGTGAATTGTTATCTGATAATGAAAGAGAtccatttgaaaattatcaaaCATTAGATACTCAAatcgatgatgatgaagataatgatCAACCACAAGACGATAACAATAATGAATCAAACGaacaaattgaatcaaatgaagatattgaaaataaagatgaagatgttgaaaataaagatgaagatgttgaaaataaagatgaagatgaagaagatcaaatcgaaaattaa
- the crop gene encoding Luc7 family protein, producing MDAIRAQLDEFLGKDRNLLPKDRIKVENDFNDPDICKFFLCGLCPHELFTNANIRDLGPCSKLHDENCVKQYQNNKDKDKYDYEREWVRVIEGLISDNDKKIKRNKERLLQNPNGDANHHGGPIQQQSISQLDDEEGGLLPDKEQNSKITELDLKIQELLKKAEELGEEGQITEAQALMTEADELKNQKVELEKIEQEKNENKRMSVCEICGALLFVGDKEKRSISHLEGKKHIGFQKIREVMEEYYKSGRRANLGRTDFYNAPPPPRDSYRDDRRSSSSSYHDIDGRRDHRYGGGSRDYGGSDRRGGGNYNNGRGSSRDNYNNINNSRDYRNDHGKDYDRKRERDYYNDDDRRKRDRNY from the exons atggaCGCAATTAGAGCCCAACTTGATGAATTTTTAGGAAAGGATAGAAATTTACTT ccaaAAGATAGAATTAaagttgaaaatgatttcaatGACCCAGatatttgtaaattctttttatgtGGTTTATGTCCACatgaattatttacaaatgcaAATATTCGTGACTTAGGTCCATGCTCAAAATTACATGACGAAAATTGTGTAAAGCAataccaaaataataaagataaagataagTATGATTATGAAAGAGAATGGGTTCGTGTAATTGAAGGTTTAATatctgataatgataaaaa aattaaaagaaataaagaaagaTTACTACAAAATCCAAACGGTGATGCTAATCATCATGGTGGaccaattcaacaacaaagtATAAGTCAattagatgatgaagaaggtGGTTTACTTCCAGATAAAGAACAAAATAGTAAAATCACAGAGTTGGATCTAAAGAttcaagaattattaaaaaaagcaGAAGAATTAGGAGAAGAAGGTCAAATTACAGAGGCTCAAGCATTAATGACTGAAGctgatgaattaaaaaatcaaaaagttGAATTAGAAAAG attgaacaagaaaagaatgaaaataaaagaatgtCAGTTTGTGAAATTTGTGGagcattattatttgttggtgATAAAGAAAAGAGATCAATTAGTCATTTAGAGGGTAAAAAACATATTGGATTCCAAAAGATTCGTGAAGTTATGGAAGAATATTACAAGAGTGGTAGAAGAGCCAATTTGGGTAGAACAGATTTTTATAatgcaccaccaccaccaagaGATTCATATAGAGATGATAGaagatcatcatcatcatcataccACGATATTGACGGTCGTAGAGATCATAGATATGGTGGTGGCAGTAGAGACTATGGTGGTAGTGATAGAAGAGGAGGAGGTAACTATAATAATGGTAGAGGTAGTAGTAGAGATAACTATAACAATATTAACAATAGCAGAGACTACAGAAATGATCATGGTAAAGATTACGatagaaaaagagaaagagattattataatgatgatgatagaaGAAAGAGAgatagaaattattaa